TTCTTTTGTTAAATAGATAAATACTTGCTTATTGTTATAGTCATTGGCTGTTAATAAAATAGCATCTGCATAGTCAGCATAAGAGATAACTGGGCATTTTTTATTTAAAAATAATAAATTATTTTTATTTTTTACAATTTTTGTAATGCTTTTAGAGATATCTCCACCTTTTCCTATTTCAGAAGTGGCAGACGCAATTAAAGTCTGTTCTTTAAAAATATTATATAGTAAAGTTTCATTACATTTATTGTTGATAATTGCATATAACTGGGTAATATGCATAGCATATATCATACCAGTTGAAGCACATTCTTTTGATAAAATATAGATAAAATAAAAATGGTCATATAAATTAAATTGATAAGGGTTATCTTTTAAATTAATTATTGTAGTTAAAAGTTTTTTTTCTTTCAACTTGGAGAAAGTCTTATGTGGAAATATTGATTTTTCATGGACAACTTTACTTTCTGATTTTAATACAGGAATTATTTCTTTATTAATAATTTCTAGTGCTTTCTTAAATGAAACTGAAAGATTTTTCTCTATTTTGCTTATATTCATTAATTAGTTTCCTTCTAAATAGGCTATGTGGTTTTCTAATTGTTGCTTCAATGCAGGGAATTCGGTAAAAAATCCTTCATATTTTTTTAATAAAATTTTTGATTCTTTTACTCTTAAATTATTAAATTCTGGAGAAGTCATTCTTATTTTATCATGATTATGTACTTTAACTTTAGCCTTACCAGATATAAAGTAGGGAGTGAAACCTTTGGATAAAAGTCTAATAAAAAAATCTGTATCTTCTACTACTTTAATTTTTTCATCAAAAAAATTTTGTTGTTTATTAATATGTGAAGATCTTATAGTAACACCATGACCTATACCTATACTAAGTAGTTTTTTAAATATATCAATTTTCTTTTTGAAAACTTCAGTTTTTTCTGGGGGATCAACATAGCAACTATTATTAATGTATTGGACTGAGCACCAAGTTATTGAAATATTAGGATTTTCACTTAATACATTTAATGAGTCTTCTAGAAAAGTTTCACAATACTCATCATCATCCTCTAAAAAACTTATATACTTGCCTAAAGCTGCTTTAATACCTATATTTCTGGCTGTAGCAGCTCCAAGGTTTTCATGATTCTGAATATAATTGATCTTAAAATTGAATCCCTTTAATTGTTCGTGATCAATTTTTTCTGTAGAACCATCGTCTACTACTATTACTTCATAATCTTTGAAAGTTTGTTTTTCAACACTATTAAGGCTTCTAATTAATTCGTAAGGTCTATTAAATGTTGGAATAACTATTGAAAAAGTTGGACTACTTTTCATTATATCGAATCCTGATTCTAAAATAACTTATACTCTAAAATTGATATTTATTAATAAAAAATTATCTATTTATAAGGTTAATTAGCTTCTTTTAAAGAAAATTGAGTGGTTTTTTACTATCTTTTTTAGAAGCTAGTTTTAATATTTTGATGTATATAATCAATGTGAACTCCTCCAAACTATATTTTTCATTTTAAATATATAATATTCTCATTTGAAAATATTTCTATAGTATAAATTATAAAATTCAAACAAATAGTAAATTAAATCAATTGTTTAAATTTCCTACTAGCTC
This window of the Acinetobacter sp. XH1741 genome carries:
- a CDS encoding glycosyltransferase family A protein, encoding MKSSPTFSIVIPTFNRPYELIRSLNSVEKQTFKDYEVIVVDDGSTEKIDHEQLKGFNFKINYIQNHENLGAATARNIGIKAALGKYISFLEDDDEYCETFLEDSLNVLSENPNISITWCSVQYINNSCYVDPPEKTEVFKKKIDIFKKLLSIGIGHGVTIRSSHINKQQNFFDEKIKVVEDTDFFIRLLSKGFTPYFISGKAKVKVHNHDKIRMTSPEFNNLRVKESKILLKKYEGFFTEFPALKQQLENHIAYLEGN
- a CDS encoding acyl-CoA dehydrogenase family protein, translating into MNISKIEKNLSVSFKKALEIINKEIIPVLKSESKVVHEKSIFPHKTFSKLKEKKLLTTIINLKDNPYQFNLYDHFYFIYILSKECASTGMIYAMHITQLYAIINNKCNETLLYNIFKEQTLIASATSEIGKGGDISKSITKIVKNKNNLLFLNKKCPVISYADYADAILLTANDYNNKQVFIYLTKEKYTLELLSVWNSMGLRGTCSNGYDLNSEFNESDILLCSSSKIINEVILPYSHLLWSGCWLGIASNAFDKTLKYYKINDENGIKVAEIYNNLLLMENSILSNLISFSNGYCEEFTKKIELTSMKPQISELCIDICLNCLKVLGIIGYNNNSEYSITKNISDSLSSLVMINNNRINSNISELLKIVKL